The nucleotide window CGGTGAGCCCTGAGGTAGCTGCGATGACCATGATTTGCCACGCGATGTTCAACTTGGACGAGGCCATCGTTACGCCTTAACCCTTACGAGTAACCACCCAATGTCCCACGAATTGAAGCAGCTTGCCAACCGACAAACGCGACGATCCTTTTTAGGTTCGGCAGGGGTGGCCGTGGGGGCGTTGTCGCTACATTCGCTCTTGGCGGACAAGGTCGAGGCAAAAGAACAGACGCTGCCTCATTTCGCCCCCAAAGCAAAGCGGATAATTTACCTTTGCCAATCTGGGGCACCTTCACAGCACGATTTGTTCGACTACAAGCCGGCGTTGCTTGCGCGGCAAGGAGAAGAACTGCCCGAATCGATTCGGATGGGGCAGCGGCTGACGACGATGACCTCGGGACAAGATTCGCTTCCTTTAACACCCAGCCAGTATGCGTTTGCCCAGCACGGGAAATCTGGGATGTGGTTCAGCGAATTAGTACCGCACCAGGCCAAGATTGCCGATCGCATGTGCCAGATTCGGTCGCTGCATACCGAAGCGATCAACCACGACCCCGGCATGACGATGCTCTTCACTGGGCATCAATTGCCGGGACGGCCTAGCCTGGGAAGTTGGTTGAGTTACGGCTTGGGAAGCGAAAACGAAGAGTTGCCAACTTTTGTCGTGCTCGTTTCGCAGGGAAGTGCCAAGTTGAGCCAGCAGCCGATTTTTGATCGCCTCTGGTCGAGTGCGTTTCTGCCGTCGCGGTTTCAAGGGGTGCGGTTTCGTGGTGGTGGCGAGCCGGTCCTTTATCTGAATAACCCAGCAGGTATCTCCCTGGCTGATCGGCGACGCGTGCTTGATACGTTGGCCCAGTTGAACCAACGCCAAGCAGAGCAAGTTGGCGATCCTGAAATTGAAACGCGGGTCGCTCAGTACGAGATGGCTTATCGGATGCAAATGTCGATTCCGCAGCTTACCGATTTCTCGGACGAGCCAGAATC belongs to Bremerella cremea and includes:
- a CDS encoding DUF1501 domain-containing protein, which gives rise to MSHELKQLANRQTRRSFLGSAGVAVGALSLHSLLADKVEAKEQTLPHFAPKAKRIIYLCQSGAPSQHDLFDYKPALLARQGEELPESIRMGQRLTTMTSGQDSLPLTPSQYAFAQHGKSGMWFSELVPHQAKIADRMCQIRSLHTEAINHDPGMTMLFTGHQLPGRPSLGSWLSYGLGSENEELPTFVVLVSQGSAKLSQQPIFDRLWSSAFLPSRFQGVRFRGGGEPVLYLNNPAGISLADRRRVLDTLAQLNQRQAEQVGDPEIETRVAQYEMAYRMQMSIPQLTDFSDEPESVFMAYGEDARKPGSYAANCLLARRLAERGVRYIQLFHRGWDQHRDLATQLPLQCRDTDQASAALVNDLARLGLLEDTLVVWGGEFGRTAYAQGDLANGSYGRDHHGRCFTMWLAGGGVKGDYVHGASDEFGYNITENPVHVHDLNATLLHLLGVDHRKFTYRFQSRDYRLTDIYGNVVDKILA